A genomic region of Xiphophorus couchianus chromosome 18, X_couchianus-1.0, whole genome shotgun sequence contains the following coding sequences:
- the LOC114161844 gene encoding uncharacterized protein LOC114161844 — protein sequence MDHRLILLMLLTTIQPRSATATSCKKEITIQSCPKAWTIKDNNINGKDVLTVSCGPCFKNYFKLVLRALPRDCSWPNAGTYSCLEVVVKGNTYKMCKICCQKHSCSAPNFCRDCKERKELFFKTTGLPVEIKIKDSTCELSETESTFDETSSSLQLFNETKSWIEALNYCDQLSFSLVEITNQTVWDELKNILVNKTELQKGVWVGLERSIFGTNIKWQWTSGAKAEQSEWISSFPANGLNNHCGKIVWSNQSKNIQLLDANCHDELPFICQDTTVMPEN from the exons ATGGATCATCGGCTCATTCTACTAATGTTGCTGA CAACCATCCAGCCACGCTCTGCTACAGCAACATCCTGTAAAAAGGAAATCACAATTCAAAGTTGCCCAAAGGCATGGACAATCAAAGACAACAACATAAATGGCAAAGACGTTTTGACAGTTTCATGTGGTCcgtgttttaaaaattacttcaaaCTGGTATTAAGAGCTTTGCCAAGGGATTGTTCTTGGCCAAATGCCGGTACCTACTCGTGCCTTGAAGTTGTGGTGAAAG GAAACACttacaaaatgtgcaaaatatgcTGCCAAAAACATTCATGCTCTGCTCCAAATTTCTGCAGGGACTGTAAAGAGAG AAAAGAGTTATTCTTTAAAACAACCGGCTTAccagttgaaataaaaattaaggaTTCTACCTGTGAACTGTCTGAAACTGAAAGTACTTTTGATGAAACAA GTTCATCTCTGCAGTtgtttaatgaaacaaaaagttggATTGAAGCCTTGAATTACTGCGATCAACTGAGTTTCTCTCTGGTCGAAATAACTAACCAGACAGTTTGGGACGAGCTAAAGAACATCTTGGTAAACAAGACAGAATTGCAGAAAGGGGTCTGGGTCGGCCTCGAGCGGTCCATTTTTGGCACCAACATAAAGTGGCAGTGGACATCGGGAGCCAAAGCTGAACAGTCTGAGTGGATCAGCAGTTTTCCGGCTAATGGTCTCAACAATCACTGTGGAAAGATTGTCTGGAGTAATCAGTCAAAAAACATCCAGCTGCTTGATGCCAACTGCCATGATGAATTACCCTTCATCTGCCAAG ATACGACTGTGATGCctgaaaactaa